The stretch of DNA TCGATGCGGCTCTCGGAATCCTCGTCCTCGTCGTCATCGTCATCGGACGGAGGACCCCGGGCAGACTCGGCGGAGAACAACCCCGAACCCGGGGCCGGCTCGTCACACCCGGCGCCCGCCGACTGGCACAGATCCGGATCGCCGGACTCGTCGACCAACAGGCCGTCGACATCGCCGCCGTTCTTCGCGGCCTCCCGCATCAGCACGGCAGGCTGCGGCTCCGACTCGTCCGACGACTCGCCGCTCGACTCGATGGACCTGGACACCTCGTCGACGAGCTCGTCCACGGCATCGGCGAGACCCTCGCCTTCGTCGGAGGCCGCTTCCCGCACGACGTCGACCACCCGGTCGCCGATCCGTTCGAAAGTCTCCGCGTCGACCCGCGGCCGCCGGTCCGACGCGTCGCTCAGGACCGGCTGCTCGCGGGTGCCTTCCCGGGCGACCAGCCGCTCGATGACCCGCTCGGTGTCGTCCGCATCCACCAACTGCTCACGCAGTGCGTCGCTCTCGTCGGACGCCTGCTCGACATCGACACCCTGACCGGCATCCCCGTCGACGTCCTGATCGTCTCCGAGGTGTCGGGTCAGTTCATGGACAGCCCGCTCGACGTCGTCCCGCTCGGGTTCGTCGCCGTCCAGCTCGTCCCAGTTCGCGCGGGCCTCTTCGACCCGCTCGGTGACGTCCTCGTTCGACGAGGCCGCCTCGACCCAGTCGGGAACTCGCTCGAGCACGTCGCTCACGATCGCGCCGGCATCCTCGCCACGATCTTCCACGAGATCCTCGACGGCGCGGTTCACCGAGTCGGTCGTGTCGTCCCGGACGTCTTCGGTCGAGTCCTCGTCCGTGCCTGCCTCGTCGTCCTCGCGGGCAGCGCTCCCGGCCGCGATCAACTGCCGCGCCTCGTCAGACAGCTCGTCGGCGAACTCCGGCCACTCCTGCGCGTCGCGCTCGTCATCCGAGTCGGGGTCGTCGTCCTGCGTCAGGCCCTCGACCAGGTCGAGGGCACGCTCGGTGGCGTCGCCGCCGACGCTCCCGGCCAGCTCTGCAGCCGACTCGGCCATGTCCTCGCTGCCGAGATCGGCGGTTTCGGTGTCCTCGGAGTCGTCCTGATCGCTGGAATCGTCCGAGCCCGAGTAAGGCTGCTCGTCGCCGATCTTGTCATAATTCTCGGGAGTCAGGTCGAGCGCGCGCTCAGCCGCGACGCTCTGGTTCTCGTCCGTGTCGCCGTCGACGTCCTCGATGTCCGCATCGCTGCCGGGGTCGATCGTCGCGCCGTCCGACCCGTCCGCGGAGTCGACCTGCTCCGTGGGCTCGGCAGCCTGCTCATCGGCGCCCTGCTCGTCGACGGATTCACCCTCGGCAAGCTCTTCGGCTGCATCGTCCTGATCGGTCGCGGGCTCACTCGACGCGGCCTGCGTCTCGGGGGACTCCTCGTTCTCGGAAGCCTCGACCTCCGAACCGCTGTCGGACGCGGGCGCCTCTGCGTCTCGGTCCTCTTCGACGTCGTCCCGCTCTTCCGCCGCGGGCGGCTCTTCGTCCGAGTCCTCGCTCCGCGACTCGCTCGGGTCGGTCTTCTCGTCGTCCGAGTCAGCGTCGTCCGTGTTGCTTTCCGCAGCCGGGCTGTCGTCGGATTGCTTCTCGTCGGAGCCTTCGTCGGACTTCTTCTCGTCGGACTTCTCGTCGGACTTCTTCTCGTCGGACTTGTTCTCGTCCGACTTCTTCTCGTCCGACTCCTTCTCGTCCGACTCCTTCTCGTCCGATTCGCTGGACGACTCCTCACGCGAATCACTGTTGTCCGAGTCGGAACCGGAGTCCGAGCTTTCGTCCGAGCCCGAGTCGCCGCCATCCGAATCGCCGCCGCCCGAGTCGGATTCGCCGCCGTCGTCATTCGAGGCGGTCAACAGGAACAGCGGGGAGGAGGATGCCCGGCCGCCGGCCGCCTTGTCCTTGCCACCCTTCACGGCTCCGTACACGAATGTCTGAACCGGAACCGCGGCGGCTGTGGACGGCGACGTGAGGAACGCGGAACCCAACCACAGCACAGCGACCCCGAACGCGGCACCGGTGATCGTGTGCAGGACCAGCAGCACCCGATCAACCGGCGACGTCCGCAGCCGCACCACGCAGGCGTCAGCACGCACGGCGAGGCCAGTGGCCTCGCCGTCGTGAGCTGGGCGCCCGAACATGTCGTGATGCTCCTGGGAAGTCGCTGATCCGGAGGAGAGGTCTTCGTGGCACACGAAGGGAAGAGCGCAGGATCTGACTGGTCGCGCCTGAGGCAGCGACACCTACCCGACGGAAAGAGTCACGTCGCGCAGCCCTGCAAGTGCTGAACCCTCTCCAGTCGCGCCTGAGGCAGCGACCGGGGCATCCAGCTCTGGTGCAGCGAACGTACCAGCCACGTGATCGGATGGCCAGACCTAGATCCACATATTCACCGAGCCGCCTCGTGACGGCCGTCTCACCGACCACGGGTCGTCCCCAACCCCCGCGGCCGAGTCTCCCGACAGCCGGTTGACGCCCGGCAGGAGCGAACCTCCGGAAGATCCCTGGCGCACAAGACCTGGCGCGCATCGGAATGCGGCATGCCGATGCCGTGGCGGGTGCACGAACATTCGCGGACCAGCCACCCATGAACGCCGTGGCAACGTTCGTGCGAATCCTGCCCTCGGCTACCGCTCCCGCGGCTTCGGCCGCCACACGACGATCGCTTGCCGGCGATCGACGGGAACCAGTTCACGCCGATAGGACGCGTGCACCGAGGCGGCCGCCTGCTCGGCGGCGGCACGCGCCGCGGCGATTTCCTGCGTCATTTCTTCGATCTGCGCGCGAAGCTCGTCGACGAGCTGTTCCAGCTCGATGATCCGCTTGATTCCCGCGAGGTTGACGCCCTCCTGCTGGGAAAGCCGCTGCACCTCGCGGAGCAGGGCGATGTCGCGCGGTGAGTAGCGGCGCCCGCCACCCGCGGCCCGGCCGGGGCTGACGAGCCCCAGCCGGTCGTAGCTGCGCAGGGTCTGCGCGTGCAGGCCCGCCAGCTCGGCAGCCACGGAGATCACGAAGATCGGGCTGTCCATGTTCGCCCCGGGCGGGAGCCCGTGGCCGTCAGTGGTCATCGCGTACCTCCGAGCAGGTCGGCCCGCGGGTCGAACTCCTTCGTGGCCTCGGCGTAGGACTGCAACGCCTCGGTGGCCTTGTCGTCGAGTCGCGCCGGCACCGCCACATCGACGGTGACGAGCAGGTCGCCCGTCTTGCCCTTGCGCTGCACCCCGCGCCCCCGCACCCGGAACGTGCGCCCGCTCGCCGTGCCGGGCGGGATCCGCAGCGACACGGTGGAGTCGAGCGTGGGCACGGTGACGGTGCTCCCGAGCACCAGCTCCGGATAGGTGACCGGAACGGCGAGCGTGAGGTCGTCCGGGTTGCGCTCGGACCGGCCGAAGAGCCGGTGCGGGGTGACGTGCACCTTCACGTACAGGTCGCCCGCCGGCGCACCGCCGCGGCCCGGCTCGCCCTGGCCCTTGAGCCGGATCTGCTGGCCGTCGGCCACCCCGGCGGGGATGCGCACCGTGATCGTGCGGGTGCGCGTGCTCACGCCGTCGCCGCCGCAGTCGGGGCACGGGTCGTCGATCACCCGGCCGGTGCCGCGGCAGTCGCGGCACGGCTCGGAGAACGCGAACGCGCCCTGGCTGCGGCTCACAAGTCCGACGCCACTGCACGTCGGGCACGTGCGCGGCGTGCTCCCCGGCCGCGAGCCCGTGCCGCCACAGCGCTCGCAGCGGCCCGGCGAGGTGAGGCGCAGCTGCACCTCGGCCCCCCGCACGGCGTCGACGAAGTCGATCCGCAGCTCGCTCTCGACGTCGGCACCACGCTGGCTGCGCGTGGTGGTCGGGCCGGCGCCCCGGTTGCCGAACAGGCCGCCGAAGAGGTCGCCGATCCCGCCGGCACCGGGTGCACCGGGGGCACTCCCGGTGCCGGCCCTTGCGAACAGGTCGTTCAGGTCGAAGCCCTGACCGGCGGCGCCGGACCCGAATCCGCCGGGGAATCCCCCTGGGCCGAACCCGCCACCGCCGGCGAAGAGCGCACGAGTCTCGTCGTACTCGCGGCGCTTCTTCTCGTCGGACAGCACCCCGTACGCCTCGGACACGGTCTTGAACCGGGCCTCCGCCTTGGCGTCGCCGGGGTTGGCGTCCGGGTGCAGCTCACGCGCGAGCTTCCGGTACGCCTTCTTGATCTCGTCCGCCGAGGCGCCGGAGGCGACGCCCAGCTCGCGGTAGAAGTCCTTCTCGATCCAGTCCCGCTGGGTCACTCCGCCTCCTCTGCCTCTGTCAGGGCTCTACGGCCGGATCGGTTGGTGTGGTGCCGGGGCCGCCGTACCCGTCCGGTCGGGTCCGCCCCATGTCGTCGGCCCGGTCGGCCACGGTGACCATCGCCGGCCGCAGCACGCGGTCGGCGATGCGGTAACCGCGGCGCAGCACCGCGGAGACCACGGTGACCGTGGGCCCGTTGACGCTGCTGGCCTCGTGCTGCACGGCCTCGTGGACCGACGGGTCGAAGGGCTCGCCCTCCAGCCCGAACGGCTCGAGGCCGAGCTTCTGGGTGACGGCCACGAGCTTGTCGGCGACGGACTTGAACGGGCCGGTGAGGTCACCGTGGGCCTCGGCGCGGTCGAGGTCGTCGAGCACCGTGAGCAGCTCGGCGACGAACTGCACGCGCGCCCCGACCAGCACGCTCTCCCGGTCGCGCTCGACGCGCCGCCGGTAGTTGGCGTACTCGGCGCTGACGCGCTGCAGATCGGCGGTGCGTTCGGCGACCTGGGCGGCGAGCTCGGCGGCCGCGACGGCGTCCGGCCCGGTCGCCTGCTCGGCGGGCTGCTCCGGTGCGTCGGGGACGGCCCCGGCCGGGTCTCCGGCCGGGGACCGCACCTCGCCGGTGACCGGGTCGATCCGGCGCCGGTCCCGGACCACGACCCGCTCCCCGTCGCCCCTGTCGGCGCCTTCGTTGCGGTCGTGGTCAGTCACTTCTTGTCCTTCTCCTCGTCGACGATCTCGGCGTCCACCACGTCGTCGGCGCCGCCGCCGGCCTGCTGGCCGTCCGCCGGGCCCGCGTCACCGGGGTTGGCAGCGCCCTCGGCGCCCGGCTGCTGGTAGAGGGCCGAGCCCATCTTCTGGGACTCGGTGGCGAGCTTCTCCATCGCCGCCTTGATGGCCTCGGTGTCGGTGCCCTTGAGCGCGGTCTGCGCCTCGCCCAGCGCGCCGTTCACCGCGTCCTTGACGTCGGCGGGCAGCTTCTCGTCGTTCTCCTTGACGAACTTCTCCGTCTGGTAGACGAGCGACTCGGCCTGGTTGCGGACCTCGGCCTCCTCACGCCGCTTCTTGTCCTCCTCGGCGTGCTGCTCGGCCTCGCGCATCATCCGGTCGATCTCGTCCTTGCCGAGCGCGGACCCACCGGTGATCGTCATGGCCTGGCTCTTGCCGGTGCCCAGGTCCTTCGCCGACACGTTCACGATGCCGTTGGCGT from Pseudonocardia cypriaca encodes:
- a CDS encoding heat shock protein transcriptional repressor HspR produces the protein MTTDGHGLPPGANMDSPIFVISVAAELAGLHAQTLRSYDRLGLVSPGRAAGGGRRYSPRDIALLREVQRLSQQEGVNLAGIKRIIELEQLVDELRAQIEEMTQEIAAARAAAEQAAASVHASYRRELVPVDRRQAIVVWRPKPRER
- the dnaJ gene encoding molecular chaperone DnaJ translates to MTQRDWIEKDFYRELGVASGASADEIKKAYRKLARELHPDANPGDAKAEARFKTVSEAYGVLSDEKKRREYDETRALFAGGGGFGPGGFPGGFGSGAAGQGFDLNDLFARAGTGSAPGAPGAGGIGDLFGGLFGNRGAGPTTTRSQRGADVESELRIDFVDAVRGAEVQLRLTSPGRCERCGGTGSRPGSTPRTCPTCSGVGLVSRSQGAFAFSEPCRDCRGTGRVIDDPCPDCGGDGVSTRTRTITVRIPAGVADGQQIRLKGQGEPGRGGAPAGDLYVKVHVTPHRLFGRSERNPDDLTLAVPVTYPELVLGSTVTVPTLDSTVSLRIPPGTASGRTFRVRGRGVQRKGKTGDLLVTVDVAVPARLDDKATEALQSYAEATKEFDPRADLLGGTR
- the grpE gene encoding nucleotide exchange factor GrpE, producing the protein MTDHDRNEGADRGDGERVVVRDRRRIDPVTGEVRSPAGDPAGAVPDAPEQPAEQATGPDAVAAAELAAQVAERTADLQRVSAEYANYRRRVERDRESVLVGARVQFVAELLTVLDDLDRAEAHGDLTGPFKSVADKLVAVTQKLGLEPFGLEGEPFDPSVHEAVQHEASSVNGPTVTVVSAVLRRGYRIADRVLRPAMVTVADRADDMGRTRPDGYGGPGTTPTDPAVEP